The Gilliamella apicola genome window below encodes:
- the folK gene encoding 2-amino-4-hydroxy-6-hydroxymethyldihydropteridine diphosphokinase — MSICYIALGSNLDDPFAQANRAISALKQLPDTHILAVSPFYRSKPLGPKDQNDYLNAVIKLSTNLPPIALLDELQAIEKSQGRVRKDNRWGARTLDLDILLYDNLIIDNERLTIPHYHMKKREFVLYPLFDIAPDLILPDNDKLQELLVKCPLNGLIKWND, encoded by the coding sequence GGTAGCAACTTGGACGATCCATTTGCACAAGCCAATCGAGCTATTAGCGCATTAAAACAGTTACCTGATACTCATATTTTAGCTGTTTCACCATTTTACCGTAGCAAACCATTAGGCCCCAAAGACCAAAATGACTATCTCAATGCAGTTATTAAACTGTCCACAAATTTGCCACCAATCGCTTTACTTGACGAACTGCAAGCAATCGAGAAATCGCAAGGGCGTGTTCGCAAAGACAATCGCTGGGGAGCAAGAACCTTAGATTTAGATATTTTACTGTATGATAATTTAATAATTGATAATGAACGATTAACAATTCCTCATTATCATATGAAAAAAAGAGAATTTGTTCTTTATCCTCTGTTTGATATTGCGCCGGATTTAATTTTACCTGACAACGATAAGCTGCAAGAATTACTGGTTAAATGTCCACTCAATGGTTTAATAAAATGGAATGATTAA